From a single Candidatus Methanoperedens sp. genomic region:
- a CDS encoding DUF1673 family protein, with protein MNAFQKLRLWLGWCPNASTIETRKSVQFDDMMVNAPDSGEELNPTNARWWNKYRNRILLYSFILTLLAINFFTLGGKDNTDLFLAGLIVGVLSSIVTGIAEWRRLNKAASGEFKGLQITRRKKVINYLIIGGFIAVIAFVTGFLLVKTETRISGYYAFLSGLFLFVWTQYLEVAYWERKNRKTLIVEKTSFYAVDTGGSK; from the coding sequence ATGAATGCTTTTCAGAAATTAAGGTTATGGCTGGGCTGGTGCCCGAACGCGAGCACGATAGAAACAAGAAAATCCGTTCAGTTTGATGACATGATGGTAAATGCACCTGATAGCGGTGAGGAATTAAATCCTACTAATGCAAGATGGTGGAACAAATACCGCAACAGGATTCTATTGTACTCATTTATTTTAACGCTGTTAGCAATCAACTTTTTTACTTTAGGTGGTAAAGATAACACGGACCTTTTCTTGGCTGGCTTGATTGTGGGAGTTCTCTCCAGCATAGTAACTGGAATAGCCGAATGGCGCAGGCTCAATAAAGCTGCATCGGGAGAGTTCAAGGGGTTGCAAATTACCCGAAGAAAGAAGGTAATTAACTACCTAATAATAGGTGGATTTATAGCTGTAATTGCCTTTGTAACTGGCTTTTTGCTGGTAAAAACTGAGACACGCATCAGCGGGTATTACGCCTTTCTCTCAGGTTTATTTTTATTTGTCTGGACACAGTACCTTGAGGTGGCATACTGGGAGCGGAAAAACAGGAAGACGTTGATAGTGGAGAAAACATCTTTTTACGCAGTGGATACAGGTGGAAGCAAGTGA
- a CDS encoding DUF1673 family protein yields the protein MFSFEYVRKMMGWCPQEDFNLMHAMKGNCETVSVTPYKNDDFSEKGTKIVIDYRYLRFETIAIILFSVFFGLLILITAGFVFPEIGNLVPWLLVLLLLLASLVLLYQDRTHVIFTSNAIIIKRPVLHPIVISKDSILKTEVIKNINHTMRLIFLPPMILVQVFLIMDAVNTVSRYIAQNDPLAVIISFVLLEVTTMILFVVFFYKAYIRSYYPDALKVTAQNNKEITLYVDNPQDMENKLAGVK from the coding sequence ATGTTTTCTTTTGAATATGTCAGGAAAATGATGGGCTGGTGCCCACAAGAAGACTTTAATCTAATGCATGCGATGAAGGGAAATTGTGAAACGGTTTCAGTTACACCTTATAAAAATGATGATTTTTCAGAAAAGGGTACAAAGATAGTTATAGATTACAGATATTTGAGATTTGAGACAATAGCGATTATTTTATTCTCAGTTTTTTTTGGTCTCCTCATTTTAATTACAGCAGGTTTTGTTTTTCCAGAAATCGGAAATCTCGTTCCTTGGCTCCTTGTTTTGCTACTTCTTCTTGCCTCTCTAGTATTATTGTACCAAGATAGAACCCATGTCATATTTACTTCAAACGCGATAATTATTAAAAGACCGGTCCTTCACCCTATTGTTATATCGAAAGACAGTATCCTGAAAACAGAAGTTATAAAGAATATAAATCATACGATGCGTTTGATATTTCTGCCACCGATGATACTTGTGCAGGTATTTCTAATAATGGATGCTGTAAATACTGTATCCCGTTATATTGCGCAGAACGACCCCCTTGCAGTAATTATTTCATTTGTTTTGTTAGAGGTGACTACAATGATATTGTTTGTGGTTTTTTTCTATAAAGCCTATATCAGGTCCTACTACCCTGATGCGCTTAAAGTAACGGCACAGAATAACAAAGAAATCACTCTTTATGTTGATAATCCGCAGGACATGGAAAATAAGTTGGCTGGGGTTAAATGA
- a CDS encoding Hint domain-containing protein, which translates to MKKILFLVIVLLLIIISSITVVLVQEKKISEFEKFNKSITNESIVFLAEGERDGPLLVQKIYSDHIEGLNFREYPIATNKGTPINLSIGQAASNGCTITLTLIGIENTMAKFSKKVVSNRPCPICLSGNTYIDTPNGSVYVKDLQEGMGVWTSDKSGSRHAAIILRTSKAEVPKDFQLVYLALDDGRGLFASPGHPLADGRVLGSIKEGDIMDDHIVVIARRIPYEGTYTYDILPSGDTGSYWANGIPVRSSLAASK; encoded by the coding sequence ATGAAGAAAATCCTTTTTTTGGTTATTGTATTACTGCTGATCATCATATCTTCTATAACGGTTGTGCTGGTTCAGGAAAAAAAGATAAGCGAATTTGAAAAATTTAATAAATCCATAACTAACGAATCCATAGTATTCCTTGCAGAAGGAGAGAGGGATGGTCCTCTACTTGTTCAGAAAATTTATTCCGACCATATAGAGGGTTTAAATTTCAGAGAATATCCGATTGCAACGAATAAAGGAACCCCGATAAATCTGAGCATCGGACAGGCTGCAAGCAACGGCTGCACCATAACCCTTACCCTGATAGGGATAGAGAATACGATGGCTAAATTTTCAAAGAAAGTGGTATCAAACAGGCCATGTCCGATATGTCTTTCAGGAAATACCTACATCGATACCCCAAACGGAAGCGTCTATGTTAAAGATTTGCAGGAGGGCATGGGGGTCTGGACATCCGATAAGTCTGGTTCCAGGCATGCTGCCATAATTCTCAGGACTTCAAAAGCAGAAGTACCAAAAGATTTTCAGTTGGTTTATCTTGCGCTTGACGATGGGCGCGGACTTTTTGCGTCACCCGGGCATCCGTTAGCGGATGGCAGAGTTCTTGGCAGCATCAAAGAAGGCGATATTATGGATGATCATATCGTGGTAATTGCCAGGCGTATTCCTTACGAGGGAACATACACGTATGATATTTTGCCATCCGGAGATACGGGGTCATACTGGGCAAATGGCATTCCTGTCAGAAGTTCTCTTGCTGCATCAAAGTGA
- a CDS encoding MoxR family ATPase, translated as MSDETFKGSKGVFKDLLDEIGKVIVGQHEAIEHILIAILCNSHALVESNPGLAKTLTISTISKALDLKFNRIQCTPDLMPSDITGTNIIEDVGGKKQYRFEAGPVFSNIVLADEINRASPKTQSALLEAMQEKQVTIGNKTYPLDKPFFILATQNPIEMEGTYPLPEAQLDRFLLKILMDYPTIEDESEIVNRYTKNIMPSVRQIVPKSEVLELQKLTRDVPIADDIKNRAIKIVFATRAKSEHIEYGASPRASIGIILAAKARALMRGRNYVSAEDIDAMAYPVLRHRVILTFESERKGMTTDQVISDILKTVK; from the coding sequence ATGAGTGATGAGACATTTAAAGGCTCAAAAGGCGTTTTCAAAGATCTTCTTGATGAGATCGGGAAGGTAATTGTAGGTCAGCATGAGGCGATTGAACATATATTGATAGCTATTCTCTGCAACAGCCATGCGCTTGTTGAGAGTAACCCCGGGCTTGCAAAAACCCTTACCATAAGCACCATATCAAAAGCACTTGACCTGAAATTCAACAGGATACAATGTACTCCCGACCTTATGCCTTCGGACATCACAGGCACAAACATAATAGAGGATGTTGGTGGGAAGAAACAGTACCGTTTTGAAGCCGGACCTGTTTTTTCAAACATCGTGCTTGCAGATGAGATAAACAGGGCGTCGCCCAAAACGCAGAGCGCGCTCCTTGAGGCAATGCAGGAAAAACAGGTAACAATCGGCAATAAAACTTATCCACTGGATAAACCATTTTTTATCCTTGCCACCCAGAATCCTATTGAAATGGAGGGTACTTATCCATTGCCAGAAGCGCAGCTTGACAGGTTCCTTCTCAAGATTTTAATGGACTATCCCACGATTGAGGATGAGAGCGAGATTGTTAACAGATATACGAAAAATATCATGCCCTCGGTAAGACAGATTGTTCCAAAGAGCGAGGTGCTTGAGCTCCAGAAACTCACGCGCGACGTCCCGATAGCAGATGATATCAAGAACCGCGCCATCAAAATCGTGTTCGCAACGCGCGCCAAGAGCGAGCATATCGAATACGGCGCCTCACCGCGAGCCTCAATCGGAATAATCCTAGCCGCAAAAGCCAGGGCGCTTATGAGGGGACGGAATTACGTAAGCGCTGAAGATATCGACGCCATGGCTTATCCTGTGCTTCGTCATCGTGTAATTCTCACGTTTGAGTCAGAGCGCAAGGGCATGACCACAGACCAGGTGATTTCGGATATCCTGAAAACCGTGAAATAG
- a CDS encoding DUF58 domain-containing protein, translating into MIDTSFFKELDRFSFMVRKRVSTAYSGSRRSILKGRGMEPVSYREYTQGDDFKIIDWKVYGRTEKLYVKEFEEEKSLTTHILLDTSKSMDFRNKFEYAAMLALGFAYLVTKDNEKFGVSTFAEEINITKPKRGRKYLSQTIDLLNSTSLLGKTRFDYCMEKYAAIIKSRSLVFIISDFMADINAIKSAIFRLGDNELVLIQVLDPVEKNLNLGGEAKLIDLETDRKMDIYTSPRLRAEYEKLLGDHIAGIKETCIAVGADFHTITTDRPVFDAIFEVVNQRQVKKVRKR; encoded by the coding sequence ATGATCGATACTTCGTTTTTCAAGGAGCTTGACCGCTTCTCGTTCATGGTGCGCAAGCGCGTTTCCACCGCATACAGCGGGAGCAGGCGTTCCATCCTGAAAGGCCGCGGCATGGAGCCTGTGAGCTACCGTGAATACACACAGGGGGACGATTTTAAGATAATTGACTGGAAGGTGTACGGGCGCACCGAGAAGCTCTATGTCAAGGAATTCGAGGAAGAAAAGAGCCTGACAACGCATATACTGCTTGATACAAGCAAGAGCATGGATTTTCGCAACAAGTTCGAGTACGCTGCGATGCTGGCTCTGGGGTTTGCCTATCTTGTAACCAAGGATAACGAGAAGTTCGGGGTGTCCACCTTCGCAGAAGAAATCAATATCACAAAACCAAAACGAGGAAGGAAGTATCTCTCCCAGACAATCGACCTTCTCAATTCTACTTCGCTTCTTGGGAAAACGCGGTTTGATTACTGCATGGAAAAGTACGCCGCGATTATAAAGTCCAGGTCGCTTGTTTTCATCATTTCTGATTTCATGGCTGATATCAATGCTATCAAGAGCGCGATATTCAGGCTCGGGGACAATGAGCTTGTTCTAATCCAGGTGCTAGATCCTGTCGAGAAAAACCTTAACCTCGGAGGCGAGGCAAAACTAATCGACCTTGAGACAGACAGAAAAATGGATATATATACAAGCCCCCGCCTTCGCGCAGAATACGAAAAGCTGCTTGGCGATCACATCGCCGGCATAAAAGAGACCTGCATCGCTGTGGGGGCGGATTTCCATACCATAACCACCGATAGACCCGTATTCGATGCCATATTCGAGGTCGTAAACCAGAGACAGGTAAAGAAGGTACGAAAGAGGTAG
- a CDS encoding BatA domain-containing protein, with protein sequence MSLLDVLYTNPVQFANEVGLYALLSIIPLIIIYLLRPRPKKLKIPSLMFLFDLEKKKRLNIFRKFLKDPLFLIQLLVLILVSLAVAAPFIMANEEAGGGSTVIILDASGSMQAKTASGNTKFESAVDEAQKFLSAKNTIILAESVPLMVMQDAPSSSASDALKKLKAKATSTDLSSAILLGRRVLPEGGRIVVLSDFTSWIGDDPSVAKALAQANGINVDFVTISGRTDNIGIVNGWFESNGDYTIVIKNFNTQVQDVKIDVTTDNQNVLSSTLNLKGQSSQNFAISSLAPGITKISLGADDALPLDNNAYVIIPSSVKHALLYITDNAKSPSVVALGLTPFTTVKKTDTKSIPSMSDYSIVFVSSPLPSDAIKSLSDYVNGGGNAVIIASPDLKDMDLLPVTLDSLSNGTSLDIVQPSMITTGIDIDKIGIKKHFKAQAKRGAVSLVEGGNKSVMLVYWKFGKGMVIYSGLADPMGDNIYDPLNENIWNDFHSHPSYPLFWKQMLEWISGSLDVSEYNANTGQFIKLPATQTVKTPTDTVTTDLLLLDEVGIYGLPDKNVAVNLYDETESNLAPAGLTPAANLTSANAIPYNVQTIRKPEYLDVYLIIAGMFLVFLELYYLRWRGEL encoded by the coding sequence ATGAGTCTCCTGGATGTATTATACACCAATCCCGTACAGTTCGCCAATGAGGTCGGGCTCTACGCCCTTCTTTCCATAATACCGCTTATAATAATCTACCTCTTAAGACCAAGACCAAAGAAATTGAAAATACCCTCGCTCATGTTCCTTTTTGACCTTGAAAAGAAGAAAAGGCTCAATATCTTCAGGAAATTCCTCAAAGATCCTCTTTTCCTCATCCAGCTGCTTGTGCTTATTCTTGTCTCGCTTGCGGTTGCTGCGCCTTTCATTATGGCGAACGAGGAAGCAGGAGGCGGTTCAACCGTGATTATCCTCGATGCTTCGGGGAGCATGCAGGCTAAAACCGCTTCAGGCAATACCAAGTTTGAAAGTGCGGTTGATGAGGCGCAAAAATTCCTCTCGGCAAAGAACACCATTATTCTTGCTGAAAGCGTGCCTTTGATGGTGATGCAGGACGCACCTTCAAGCAGCGCATCGGATGCGCTTAAAAAATTGAAGGCAAAAGCCACGAGTACCGACCTGTCAAGTGCCATCCTACTTGGCAGAAGGGTGCTTCCAGAAGGAGGCAGGATCGTTGTACTTTCTGATTTTACGAGCTGGATCGGCGATGACCCTTCGGTTGCGAAGGCACTTGCGCAAGCCAACGGCATCAACGTAGATTTCGTTACAATAAGCGGAAGGACGGATAACATTGGCATTGTGAACGGATGGTTCGAATCCAATGGTGATTATACGATTGTAATTAAAAACTTCAACACGCAAGTACAGGATGTAAAAATTGATGTTACCACTGATAACCAGAACGTGCTTTCAAGTACGCTTAACCTGAAAGGGCAGTCAAGCCAGAACTTTGCAATCAGCAGCCTGGCACCAGGAATAACGAAAATCTCACTCGGCGCCGATGATGCCCTTCCTCTTGATAACAATGCCTATGTGATAATACCAAGCTCGGTAAAACATGCCCTCCTTTACATAACCGACAATGCAAAATCGCCTTCGGTCGTGGCTCTCGGTCTTACCCCTTTTACCACGGTTAAAAAAACAGATACCAAAAGCATCCCCTCAATGTCGGATTATTCGATTGTATTTGTAAGCTCCCCCTTACCATCGGATGCAATAAAGAGCCTGTCCGATTATGTCAACGGAGGTGGGAATGCAGTGATAATCGCCTCACCCGACCTGAAGGACATGGATCTCTTGCCGGTGACACTTGATTCCCTTTCGAACGGGACATCGCTGGATATAGTCCAGCCCAGCATGATAACCACCGGCATAGACATTGATAAAATAGGGATAAAGAAACATTTCAAGGCACAAGCGAAACGCGGCGCAGTATCGCTTGTTGAAGGAGGGAATAAATCCGTGATGCTGGTTTACTGGAAGTTCGGGAAGGGAATGGTGATTTATTCCGGGCTTGCAGACCCGATGGGTGATAATATCTACGACCCGCTTAATGAGAATATATGGAACGACTTCCATTCTCATCCGAGTTATCCGCTCTTCTGGAAGCAGATGCTGGAATGGATAAGCGGAAGCCTGGATGTAAGCGAATACAACGCAAATACGGGGCAGTTTATCAAACTCCCTGCCACGCAGACCGTAAAAACACCCACCGATACTGTTACCACAGACCTTTTGCTGCTGGATGAAGTGGGGATTTATGGACTGCCAGATAAGAACGTGGCAGTAAATCTTTACGATGAAACAGAATCAAACCTCGCACCTGCGGGTCTTACCCCGGCTGCAAACCTGACAAGCGCAAACGCGATACCTTACAATGTCCAGACCATCCGGAAGCCGGAATACCTCGATGTTTATTTAATAATCGCGGGAATGTTCCTTGTTTTCCTTGAACTGTACTACCTGCGCTGGAGGGGTGAACTGTAA
- a CDS encoding VWA domain-containing protein — MDFPQLANPLMLLLISPVVLAGWYAVRKGIPRMLMISRIIILSLLIIALASPFTLGTSTITDQAPRITLVDDQTMSMDLFNKDTGQKLFEAIKSKTPTTYKQFAGIKSPIGDEVIQDAEGNNNIVLVSDGNNNYGKDLSDAITFVNNTGTNVFAVRQAPIHNDASVEIQSAKNLIIGNENTFNIVVRQAGNETSYRLDVQIDGTPVKSDTITQTERTQVIPVSYTFTSLGTHKVTATITPGSEDWNPLNNVFYRSVFVVPKPQVLAVTDDTTSPLYTVASSLYQGTTSGEVPDDLAAYKAVIIDNKGTAQLNADSLRKYVGSGGGLVVVGGDASYDKGNYNNTPVEAILPIISRAAEFKGGRNIMIVIDVSGSTIAGDVNAVTGEITNTAIEQEDNIAANIAGAMTPDSNIGVIGFGGKVKTLPFKQMTAANKDTMKKDILSFTPSGGNPTNLIDALKAADDEVKKVTGSKEVIVLSDGKITGNEEGGGGTLNDIINAAKTLAENGVTMTFIQVRSNENELITDYKTLAGSVGGRIIAAPIGYTGVDQILEQPSASATPTPTTTPEISHEYPLVAIDTTNFITQYLNLTASVTGYNDITPKLGSDELVATTGGKPILTTWGFGLGRVVAFTTDNGNPSNSDPSRPWASEVYSGENSRLISSMINWAIGDPRPTGGVVIQAEDIWEGTPGKVVVTSNTLPQVKLDGAPFDLSRTGPTTYEATINLEKAGCAGDKCFHDLSGYGIAVNYPLEYRDVGFNDQLTSIIESNGGRVYEESEVEGLLLLDIKAKAVRTVTQPISQTEPFLLAALGLFLAEVIARRLKDYRKERPVIEDNPTRVATATPVAEPVAAE, encoded by the coding sequence ATGGATTTCCCCCAGCTTGCGAATCCCCTGATGCTCCTGCTCATCAGCCCTGTTGTCCTTGCAGGATGGTATGCCGTCAGGAAAGGAATCCCGAGGATGCTTATGATCTCGCGTATTATAATCCTGAGCCTTCTTATAATCGCGCTGGCTTCGCCTTTTACGCTTGGCACAAGCACAATAACGGATCAGGCGCCGAGGATTACACTGGTCGACGACCAGACAATGAGCATGGATTTATTCAATAAGGACACCGGGCAGAAGCTCTTCGAAGCCATAAAATCAAAAACCCCAACCACATACAAGCAGTTTGCAGGGATTAAATCTCCTATAGGGGATGAGGTTATCCAGGATGCTGAAGGGAACAACAACATCGTGCTTGTGAGCGACGGGAACAACAATTACGGCAAAGACCTGTCCGATGCCATCACCTTTGTCAACAATACAGGAACAAATGTGTTTGCTGTGAGGCAGGCGCCCATACATAACGATGCCAGCGTGGAGATACAAAGCGCCAAGAACCTTATAATCGGAAATGAGAACACTTTTAATATCGTGGTGAGGCAGGCGGGAAATGAGACGTCTTACAGGCTCGATGTCCAGATAGACGGGACGCCTGTGAAAAGCGATACAATCACACAAACAGAGCGCACCCAGGTCATTCCGGTTTCTTATACCTTCACTTCACTTGGAACGCACAAGGTAACCGCCACCATAACGCCGGGCAGCGAGGACTGGAACCCGCTCAACAATGTCTTCTACAGGTCGGTGTTCGTGGTTCCGAAGCCGCAGGTGCTTGCGGTGACGGATGATACCACTTCGCCGCTTTATACAGTCGCAAGCAGCCTGTACCAGGGTACAACCTCAGGCGAAGTGCCTGATGACCTTGCAGCTTACAAGGCTGTGATTATTGACAATAAGGGCACGGCGCAGTTGAACGCAGATTCTTTGAGAAAATACGTCGGGAGCGGCGGGGGTCTTGTGGTGGTGGGCGGGGATGCCTCGTATGACAAGGGAAATTACAATAACACGCCTGTTGAGGCAATATTGCCAATAATATCGAGGGCTGCCGAGTTCAAAGGTGGAAGGAACATTATGATTGTTATAGATGTCTCTGGAAGTACAATTGCTGGAGATGTGAATGCTGTAACTGGTGAAATTACAAATACGGCTATTGAACAGGAGGACAATATTGCTGCAAATATAGCAGGTGCAATGACACCTGATAGTAATATAGGCGTTATTGGGTTTGGCGGAAAAGTAAAGACCCTGCCTTTCAAGCAAATGACCGCTGCAAATAAAGATACAATGAAAAAGGACATTTTAAGTTTCACTCCTAGCGGTGGAAATCCCACAAATTTGATCGATGCGCTAAAAGCAGCCGATGATGAGGTGAAAAAAGTTACAGGCTCAAAAGAGGTAATAGTGTTGTCTGATGGTAAAATAACGGGAAACGAAGAAGGCGGAGGGGGTACGCTAAACGATATAATAAATGCTGCGAAAACACTTGCGGAAAATGGAGTTACAATGACATTCATTCAAGTTCGCAGTAACGAAAATGAATTAATTACAGATTACAAGACATTAGCCGGTTCTGTGGGAGGTAGAATTATAGCTGCTCCAATAGGTTATACCGGTGTGGATCAAATTTTAGAACAACCTTCTGCTTCTGCCACGCCAACCCCAACAACCACTCCTGAAATCAGCCATGAATATCCTCTCGTGGCTATAGACACCACCAATTTCATTACACAATATCTCAACCTGACCGCCTCTGTGACAGGATACAACGATATAACGCCAAAACTCGGTTCGGATGAGCTTGTCGCAACAACAGGCGGAAAACCTATCCTCACCACATGGGGTTTCGGGCTCGGAAGGGTTGTCGCTTTCACAACCGACAATGGCAATCCGTCCAACAGCGACCCATCCAGACCCTGGGCTTCGGAGGTTTACAGCGGCGAGAACTCGCGCCTCATATCCTCTATGATAAACTGGGCAATCGGAGACCCCCGTCCCACCGGAGGCGTGGTGATACAGGCTGAGGATATCTGGGAGGGGACTCCCGGGAAGGTTGTTGTTACTTCAAATACGCTGCCGCAGGTCAAACTTGACGGCGCGCCGTTTGACCTTTCAAGGACTGGACCCACAACTTACGAAGCCACCATAAATCTGGAGAAGGCAGGATGCGCGGGAGACAAGTGTTTCCACGACCTCTCAGGCTACGGGATAGCGGTCAATTATCCGCTTGAATACCGGGATGTGGGTTTCAATGATCAACTCACCTCAATTATAGAATCAAACGGAGGGCGCGTTTATGAAGAGAGTGAAGTAGAAGGTCTGCTGCTCCTTGATATAAAAGCAAAGGCAGTCAGGACTGTAACCCAGCCGATAAGCCAGACTGAGCCCTTCCTTCTTGCAGCCCTTGGATTGTTTTTAGCCGAGGTGATAGCCAGGAGGCTGAAAGATTACAGGAAGGAGAGACCAGTAATTGAGGATAATCCTACGAGAGTGGCGACTGCGACTCCTGTGGCTGAACCTGTGGCTGCTGAGTAG
- a CDS encoding cysteine hydrolase: MKKAIIVADMLNEFVTGRLGSVRARKIVPKIKNLLEKARKQGIPIIYLQDAHSPTDREMDLWGEHAMKGTEASEIIPELKPEKNDIVIEKKWYGGFTNTDLPEILKKMGIDTLIYTGVSTDICVQNDVSLAYFSGYDTIVLSDCTASIEEEAHEYALKYMKKIYGTEITTSDKVL; encoded by the coding sequence ATGAAAAAAGCGATCATCGTTGCAGATATGTTAAATGAATTCGTCACAGGAAGACTGGGCAGCGTTCGCGCCCGGAAGATAGTGCCTAAAATAAAAAACCTTCTGGAAAAAGCAAGAAAACAGGGCATTCCAATTATTTATCTACAAGATGCCCACTCTCCAACCGACAGGGAGATGGACTTATGGGGAGAACATGCTATGAAAGGTACAGAAGCTTCAGAGATAATACCTGAGCTTAAACCAGAAAAAAATGATATTGTAATCGAGAAGAAATGGTACGGAGGGTTTACAAATACCGATTTACCGGAAATTTTAAAAAAAATGGGAATCGATACCCTGATTTATACAGGTGTCAGTACTGATATCTGTGTCCAGAATGATGTATCTCTTGCCTATTTTTCTGGATATGATACCATTGTACTCAGCGACTGTACAGCCTCAATCGAAGAAGAAGCCCATGAATACGCCCTTAAGTACATGAAAAAAATCTACGGCACGGAAATAACAACATCGGATAAAGTTTTATAG
- the rnhB gene encoding ribonuclease HII, producing MISGIDEAGKGPVLGPMCVAGVLLDEEKLDALSQMGVKDSKQLTAKRRDVLAVEIKEVVDEYYILEVSPFQIDELRKIMTMNEIMVTCYAKVLEELKPHHAFVDAADVIAYRFGENIKKKYAGEIEITSEHNADEKYPIVSAASILAKVQRDALVKTLEENVGVEIGSGYPSDPKTIKFLENWIQGHGSLPDFARSSWETARRLLEKFNKNQKVLTDY from the coding sequence ATGATCTCCGGAATAGACGAAGCAGGGAAAGGTCCTGTGCTTGGTCCCATGTGCGTTGCAGGTGTGCTTCTCGACGAGGAAAAACTTGATGCTCTTTCGCAGATGGGGGTAAAGGACTCCAAACAATTGACTGCAAAACGGCGGGATGTTCTTGCAGTCGAGATAAAGGAGGTGGTTGATGAATATTATATCCTTGAGGTCAGCCCTTTCCAGATAGATGAGCTTCGGAAAATAATGACCATGAATGAAATAATGGTGACATGCTATGCAAAAGTCCTTGAAGAACTAAAACCTCACCATGCCTTTGTGGATGCTGCAGATGTGATCGCATACCGTTTTGGTGAGAATATCAAGAAAAAATATGCAGGAGAAATAGAAATTACCTCTGAGCACAACGCCGATGAAAAATATCCCATTGTTTCGGCAGCCTCCATTCTCGCCAAAGTGCAAAGGGACGCGCTTGTAAAAACATTGGAAGAAAACGTGGGCGTTGAAATCGGAAGCGGTTATCCATCAGACCCAAAGACCATCAAATTCCTTGAAAACTGGATTCAGGGGCATGGGTCGCTCCCGGATTTTGCCCGAAGCTCATGGGAAACCGCAAGGAGGCTGCTTGAAAAATTTAACAAAAACCAGAAAGTTCTCACCGATTATTGA
- a CDS encoding bifunctional nuclease family protein, which yields MNGTILQVTIKGVFLLEKTGGPIPLVLLEDDTKRIMPIYIGLSEAISINAALNREIPPRPMTHDLFISLLERVSSRIDSILIDELNEGVYYARMSVSMDGKHFELDARPSDCIAIALRCGAPIHVRESVLSEAVINKGELENILPLDNYF from the coding sequence ATGAACGGCACAATCCTGCAGGTTACAATAAAAGGAGTATTCTTACTTGAGAAAACCGGAGGTCCGATACCGCTCGTGCTTCTGGAAGATGATACAAAACGCATAATGCCCATATACATCGGACTATCAGAAGCAATATCCATAAATGCAGCGTTAAATCGTGAAATCCCGCCAAGACCGATGACCCATGACCTTTTCATATCATTGCTTGAGCGTGTGAGTTCAAGAATAGACAGCATCCTGATAGACGAGCTGAATGAGGGGGTTTATTATGCGAGGATGTCTGTTTCGATGGATGGAAAGCATTTTGAACTGGATGCAAGACCGAGCGACTGCATAGCAATTGCTCTGCGCTGCGGCGCGCCCATTCATGTAAGGGAAAGCGTGCTTTCAGAAGCGGTAATCAATAAAGGAGAGCTTGAAAATATCCTGCCTCTTGATAACTATTTCTAA